A single region of the Dunckerocampus dactyliophorus isolate RoL2022-P2 chromosome 3, RoL_Ddac_1.1, whole genome shotgun sequence genome encodes:
- the LOC129178941 gene encoding uncharacterized protein LOC129178941 yields MAESKSLQQLKRERTTAKQRFTRQANVLLKSCKKMSAEELVDAFGKVTLEVEKVLEANEEVETLTEEVELEPAAKEYINADVRKTAEDCEQRLEEVEGTVQRVLWQNFGCSELSLAVEAAEKECKRVVANKPSLKLEVYDLMLSNLEGLVKMAKQTMRQWTRWVPEGEQPDFRQRVRNVETSLQELISDKATLLQVKLESKRPSEETPHQSPTIKLKPTALPQFDGNKRNFYLWRKEWEALQRQGEPTGSKEVRKIQLLDSLEDKVVRDLRLSTYGTADEIFRVLGNRFGNKTAIALEIIEELQALSPVKSYQPRKIVDLIQVVEKALYDLSELGNTGALKNPLVTKSLESKLPDGLKKEWLVHVSEGEEASSPEERFDMLLKFLRSQEKIYEQLDQLRDDDPSRRESRVPQKHARTKTTNSSSSQASCVVCGERGHRKRLYYCKKFKALKIAEKKEAVKKIGACGRCLEVHDDDAECKTTFLCKSEGCNDAQGLGHHYYLCPKATSKGDGPRKPKLSPAKGGWKKYTEAQEEFLTSLPPDSAQRCRDVFCNSVSKTFSSAVSERSLLAQSGFEEFPVIMMILEVTANAGQRIGTLIDLASDTNYITHAAAGELNLRSEDVTLIVHGVGGMQVTVDTKRYFLKIRVTTAKGTLRSHQLVCYGLDSIAEVNRHIQPKTLQKIFPDVPLHELVRPTKIKLLISHKEGRLVPQKVRSVGDLVLWDGPLGKAVGGSHPDLMEDVKVIAHGSRTHFARSMRTAAVAYQEVTSRSPVHHLQLTQAVTSAANRDFIDWWRWDSIGAACEPRCGGCRCGNCQPGGKEMTISEERELEQIKCGLTYISGDRHSEKPHWHAKYPWVQDPATLPNNRRAVEAAFLRTERQLAKEPRWKAAYRAQVHEMVERNAAVKLSKEELASWSGPVWYISHLIAPNPRSVTTPVRLVWNSSQKFRGQSLNDLLMKGPDVLNDIRAVLTRFRQGVFAALGDISKMYNSVWLEDREVHLHRFLWRDSEEEDVQEYAITRVNIGDKPAGCIAQVAMRETANLPMFRHLEGERRVLEQDAYVDDILTSHDDLCQLKQITTNVERILKAGGFYMKPWVYSGQSGRSESRHLKKEAPPVMVLPNQLSEENNKALGLGYDPESDKLHLMVAVNFSKKKRKMRLEENLSREEVRARAPDPLTRRELLSQVSGLYDPLGLATPVKQKGAILVRRAFQEAKVNYSPAVDTWDAPLSEGLREDAICLLEDYAELSQVRFIRALTPPDPCTKPCGITFSDGSERSYGAVLYLRWQVPEDVTIRLVEAKARLTPLDHKGDAVKAEVCGAVYAARLKKHFQKQCSIHVEKWHHLVDSQTVLGAIQRENYGYQTFFANRIGEIQGSTNVQDWWWIPGPLNIADIISRGASPKELDEGTEWQQGPKFLSLPETEWPVKSAKDVAVKAKENLMRIQRKTFVAALTRAGEKAEPRPELILSPTDLHRPPAGDAVTSLMDIQRFSSLTRLEKSLALVWRAAKKFFRGTGRSKWEAVPFNGTVTVAEREDAFRDLCLAAQVGATFPSTTTDRLVVYRDEASGLLVCGGRIQHFKEDGLAVPLIPFDTWLGTLLARQSHQEGHEGVAGTLLKMRKRAWVVQARRLAQKAVNQCVHCRKARAQVCQQVMGDLPGERSRPAAPFQFMSVDLFGPYLVKDDVKRRVSMKVWGVIFCCMASRALHIDLVNSMSTESFLMAYQRFIAIRGHPLKVWSDPGTNFIGAKSLLGDLYAFLKSQDRASLEEYAATNGTDWTWKVHPADSPHRNGAAEAAVKVAKRALQSLSKSPNLTFSEFLTALQMAANLANERPIDARVQSREDRVEYVTPNSLLMGRASHSGDSKSFDFQGYPYKRLREIQVQVNEFWKAWSQLAGPNLFVRSKWHATERNVSVGDVVWLCDQNALRGQFRLGRVVTVAPDSKGVVRDVEVLVTPGNCASVHHQQAVIHSTALSDRRERSNGVVLRRDVRRLVVLLPVEEQCP; encoded by the coding sequence ATGGCCGAGTCAAAATCCCTGCAGCAGCTGAAGAGGGAGAGAACGACTGCCAAACAGCGGTTTACCCGACAAGCAAACGTATTGTTAAAGTCTTGCAAGAAAATGTCGGCAGAAGAACTGGTGGATGCCTTCGGCAAGGTCACACTTGAGGTCGAAAAGGTACTGGAGGCAAATGAGGAGGTGGAGACCTTGACTGAGGAGGTGGAGCTCGAACCTGCTGCTAAAGAGTACATCAATGCAGATgtgagaaaaacagcagaggactGTGAACAGAGGCTTGAAGAAGTGGAGGGCACCGTCCAGAGGGTCCTATGGCAAAACTTTGGCTGCTCCGAACTCTCCCTTGCAGTGGAAGCAGCTGAAAAAGAGTGCAAGCGGGTGGTGGCCAACAAACCTAGCCTGAAGCTGGAGGTATACGATCTCATGCTCAGCAACCTTGAGGGGCTGGTGAAGATGGCAAAACAGACCATGCGCCAATGGACGCGGTGGGTCCCAGAAGGAGAGCAGCCTGACTTCCGGCAGCGTGTCAGGAATGTGGAGACTTCGCTGCAAGAGTTAATTTCTGACAAGGCTACCTTGCTGCAGGTGAAGCTGGAAAGCAAGCGGCCCTCTGAGGAGACACCACACCAGTCACCTAccatcaagctgaaaccaacggCACTCCCACAGTTCGACGGCAACAAGCGGAACTTCTACCTCTGGAGGAAAGAGTGGGAGGCACTACAAAGGCAAGGTGAGCCAACTGGCTCCAAGGAGGTCAGGAAAATCCAGCTGTTGGACAGCCTGGAGGACAAAGTAGTGAGGGACCTTCGCCTGTCAACATATGGGACGGCGGATGAAATATTTCGTGTGCTGGGGAATCGGTTTGGAAATAAAACAGCAATAGCCCTGGAAATCATTGAAGAGCTGCAGGCGCTGTCACCAGTAAAAAGTTACCAACCCAGGAAGATTGTCGATTTAATACAGGTCGTGGAAAAGGCCCTGTATGACCTCAGTGAACTAGGAAACACTGGGGCCCTGAAAAATCCACTCGTTACCAAGTCCCTGGAGAGTAAGCTGCCAGACGGCTTAAAGAAGGAGTGGCTGGTCCATGTGTCGGAAGGAGAGGAAGCCTCATCACCTGAGGAGAGGTTTGACATGCTCCTTAAGTTTCTGAGAAGTCAGGAAAAGATTTATGAGCAGCTGGACCAGCTCAGGGATGATGACCCTAGCAGGAGGGAGTCAAGAGTCCCACAAAAACATGCCCGAACAAAAACCACCAACTCCTCAAGCTCCCAAGCATCCTGTGTTGTCTGTGGAGAGAGGGGCCATAGAAAGAGACTCTATTACTGCAAGAAGTTCAAAGCTCTCAAAATAGCAGAGAAAAAGGAAGCAGTTAAAAAAATTGGCGCTTGTGGGAGGTGCCTGGAGGTCCACGATGATGACGCAGAGTGCAAGACCACCTTTCTGTGCAAAAGCGAGGGGTGTAATGATGCTCAAGGCCTGGGTCATCACTACTACCTCTGTCCCAAGGCTACAAGTAAGGGAGATGGGCCAAGGAAGCCAAAGCTCAGTCCAGCAAAAGGGGGATGGAAAAAGTACACAGAGGCCCAGGAAGAGTTCCTGACAAGCCTGCCCCCTGACTCAGCCCAGCGGTGTCGTGATGTCTTCTGCAACTCAGTCTCAAAGACATTCAGTTCAGCCGTATCTGAGAGGAGTTTGCTGGCACAGAGTGGATTCGAAGAGTTCCCTGTCATAATGATGATCCTGGAAGTTACTGCAAATGCTGGACAGAGGATTGGGACCCTGATTGACTTGGCGTCTGACACGAACTACATCACTCATGCGGCTGCAGGGGAGCTAAACCTGAGGAGTGAGGATGTGACGCTCATAGTCCATGGAGTCGGCGGGATGCAAGTGACAGTGGACACCAAGCGGTACTTCCTGAAGATCCGGGTCACAACTGCAAAGGGAACCCTGAGGTCTCACCAGCTTGTGTGTTACGGACTGGACAGCATTGCAGAGGTCAATCGCCACATACAACCCaagacactgcaaaaaatattcCCGGATGTCCCTCTTCATGAACTGGTCCGTCCTACTAAAATCAAGCTCCTCATCAGCCATAAGGAAGGCCGACTCGTCCCCCAAAAAGTGCGCTCTGTTGGTGACCTTGTCCTGTGGGATGGTCCCCTTGGGAAAGCAGTGGGTGGCTCTCATCCAGATCTCATGGAAGATGTTAAAGTCATAGCCCATGGATCTAGAACCCACTTTGCCCGCTCCATGCGCACAGCAGCTGTTGCATACCAGGAGGTCACTAGCAGGAGCCCAGTTCATCACCTTCAACTCACCCAAGCAGTCACGTCTGCTGCCAACCGAGACTTCATAGACTGGTGGAGGTGGGACAGCATCGGGGCTGCGTGTGAGCCCAGGTGTGGCGGCTGCAGATGTGGAAATTGCCAACCTGGAGGGAAGGAGATGACAATCTCTGAGGAGAGAGAGCTGGAGCAAATAAAGTGTGGACTGACCTACATCAGTGGAGATCGCCACAGCGAGAAACCACACTGGCATGCAAAGTACCCTTGGGTGCAGGATCCAGCAACATTGCCAAACAACAGGAGAGCAGTCGAAGCAGCATTCCTGAGGACTGAAAGGCAGTTGGCAAAGGAGCCAAGATGGAAGGCGGCCTACAGAGCTCAAGTCCATGAGATGGTCGAGCGGAACGCTGCTGTCAAGCTGTCCAAAGAAGAGTTGGCAAGCTGGTCTGGACCTGTATGGTACATCAGCCACTTGATTGCCCCAAACCCCCGCTCTGTGACTACGCCAGTCCGCCTCGTCTGGAACAGTAGCCAGAAATTCAGAGGCCAGAGCCTGAACGACCTGCTCATGAAGGGTCCAGACGTCCTCAATGACATCCGTGCTGTCCTCACCCGGTTTCGTCAAGGTGTCTTCGCAGCACTTGGGGACATCAGTAAAATGTATAATTCTGTATGGCTTGAGGACCGGGAAGTACACCTGCATCGCTTCCTGTGGAGAGACTCTGAGGAAGAGGACGTCCAGGAATACGCCATCACTAGAGTTAACATAGGCGATAAGCCAGCCGGCTGTATCGCTCAAGTTGCCATGCGGGAGACAGCCAACCTGCCAATGTTTCGCCATCTTGAAGGAGAGCGTCGAGTGTTGGAGCAAGACGCTTATGTGGACGACATCTTGACCTCGCATGATGACTTGTGCCAGCTCAAGCAAATAACGACCAATGTTGAGCGCATCCTGAAAGCCGGAGGATTCTACATGAAGCCATGGGTTTACTCCGGCCAAAGTGGGAGGTCAGAGTCAAGGCACTTAAAGAAGGAAGCACCCCCAGTGATGGTCCTCCCAAACCAACTCTCTGAGGAGAACAATAAAGCCCTGGGCCTTGGGTATGATCCTGAGAGCGACAAGCTTCACTTGATGGTAGCTGTGAACTTCtccaaaaagaaaaggaaaatgagACTCGAAGAAAACCTGTCAAGAGAGGAAGTCAGGGCTCGCGCGCCAGATCCACTCACCCGAAGAGAGCTCCTCAGCCAAGTCTCTGGGCTATACGACCCCCTAGGCCTTGCAACTCCTGTCAAACAAAAGGGAGCCATCTTGGTGAGGAGAGCTTTCCAGGAGGCAAAGGTCAACTACAGTCCAGCAGTAGACACGTGGGATGCGCCTTTGTCTGAGGGCCTCCGTGAAGATGCCATCTGCCTCTTGGAAGACTACGCTGAGCTCAGCCAGGTGAGGTTCATCAGAGCCTTGACGCCACCTGACCCATGTACCAAGCCCTGTGGTATCACCTTCTCTGATGGTAGCGAACGCTCTTATGGTGCCGTATTGTACCTTCGGTGGCAGGTACCAGAAGACGTGACCATACGACTAGTCGAAGCGAAAGCCAGACTGACGCCATTAGATCACAAGGGGGACGCTGTCAAGGCTGAGGTCTGCGGAGCAGTCTATGCAGCTCGTCTGAAAAAGCACTTCCAGAAACAATGCAGCATCCATGTGGAGAAGTGGCACCACCTGGTCGACAGCCAGACAGTCCTTGGAGCCATCCAACGTGAAAACTACGGCTATCAAACATTTTTTGCCAACAGAATTGGGGAGATCCAAGGCAGTACAAATGTCCAAGACTGGTGGTGGATCCCTGGGCCCCTCAATATTGCAGACATTATTTCAAGAGGGGCGAGCCccaaggagctggacgaaggcACAGAGTGGCAGCAGGGTCCTAAGTTCCTAAGTCTCCCAGAGACAGAGTGGCCAGTGAAGTCCGCCAAAGATGTTGCTGTCAAGGCCAAAGAGAACCTCATGCGCATCCAGAGAAAGACGTTTGTTGCTGCCCTGACCCGAGCTGGAGAGAAGGCGGAGCCCAGGCCTGAACTAATCTTAAGCCCCACTGATCTGCACCGGCCTCCTGCCGGAGATGCTGTCACAAGTCTGATGGATATTCAGCGATTCAGCAGCCTAACCAGACTGGAAAAGTCACTCGCACTGGTCTGGAGGGCAGCAAAGAAGTTTTTTCGTGGCACAGGAAGATCAAAGTGGGAGGCAGTCCCGTTCAATGGCACAGTCACCGTGGCAGAAAGAGAGGATGCCTTCCGAGACCTCTGTCTAGCGGCACAAGTAGGAGCTACTTTTCCCAGCACCACAACGGACCGGCTGGTCGTGTACAGGGACGAGGCAAGTGGGCTATTGGTATGCGGAGGCAGAATCCAGCATTTCAAAGAAGACGGCTTGGCTGTTCCTCTGATCCCCTTTGACACCTGGCTGGGGACTTTGCTTGCACGCCAGAGTCACCAAGAAGGGCATGAAGGAGTTGCCGGGACTCTACTCAAGATGCGAAAGAGGGCTTGGGTTGTGCAAGCCAGAAGGCTGGCCCAGAAAGCCGTTAACCAGTGCGTCCACTGCAGGAAGGCCAGAGCTCAAGTCTGTCAACAGGTGATGGGTGACCTGCCAGGGGAAAGATCAAGACCTGCTGCGCCATTCCAGTTCATGTCAGTTGACCTGTTTGGACCTTACCTGGTGAAGGACGATGTCAAAAGAAGAGTATCCATGAAGGTCTGGGGGGTCATCTTCTGCTGTATGGCGAGCCGGGCCCTGCACATAGACCTGGTCAACAGTATGTCCACAGAGAGCTTCCTAATGGCCTACCAAAGATTCATTGCCATCAGAGGCCACCCCCTCAAGGTTTGGTCAGATCCTGGGACCAACTTCATTGGTGCAAAGTCCTTGTTGGGGGATTTGTATGCCTTCCTGAAGAGCCAAGACAGAGCTAGCCTCGAGGAGTATGCAGCGACAAATGGGACAGACTGGACCTGGAAAGTACACCCTGCCGACTCACCACATCGGAATGGAGCTGCTGAAGCTGCCGTGAAGGTTGCCAAGAGAGCTCTTCAAAGTTTGAGCAAGTCGCCTAATCTTACCTTCAGTGAGTTCCTCACAGCCCTCCAAATGGCAGCTAACCTGGCAAACGAGCGCCCTATTGATGCGAGAGTCCAGAGTCGGGAGGACCGCGTGGAGTACGTGACACCAAACTCACTCCTCATGGGCCGAGCCTCTCACAGTGGTGACTCCAAGTCTTTTGATTTCCAGGGCTATCCCTACAAGCGGCTCAGAGAaatccaagtccaagtcaacgAGTTCTGGAAAGCATGGTCCCAGCTTGCTGGCCCAAACCTTTTTGTTAGATCAAAATGGCATGCTACAGAAAGAAATGTCTCCGTCGGTGATGTTGTTTGGCTTTGTGATCAAAATGCTTTGCGGGGGCAGTTTAGACTTGGTAGAGTCGTCACTGTAGCTCCCGATTCAAAGGGCGTTGTTAGGGATGTTGAGGTTCTTGTCACTCCAGGCAACTGTGCCTCAGTCCACCATCAGCAGGCAGTGATCCACTCCACAGCTCTGAGTGACCGGAGAGAGAGGTCTAATGGTGTAGTATTGCGCAGAGATGTCAGGCGGCTTGTAGTTCTTTTACCTGTAGAGGAGCAGTGCCCCTAG